In Biomphalaria glabrata chromosome 11, xgBioGlab47.1, whole genome shotgun sequence, the following proteins share a genomic window:
- the LOC106054771 gene encoding uncharacterized protein LOC106054771: MDLFSSDFTLGRNGDANDIFLNLNDVLYSDVDLSVTSFSCLTHDEETSPPLDTRMTLKSPWNDSDSGVSENVREITIASPENNLDLETFSDHNINTRSNRFIIRSKSEINLFGFENEKPCWNIEFDTANEPNNCQNSFNENNYLAKQQEISRSNHFELVNTDMNKSPQAAVTVLTLSQNDHSKLANSVDTIRSTNSTSNCKSRFTSISSGASSASDLESERTDTEFKKSLEKENKSLNLSYKNKEYNLSSNEVDCDRSRNKNAIQAKLNREKKKAYVKGLELEVEALKKDNAELNSENSHYKLANEELEKEVEYLKSVLVNSSALSSILKNIGNTCAVNLSSSIMNRKRKLEHTACETTPSGSGLSNKRMSAGICLHVSDSQASLELCAHCAAMAQNTFDNSEV, from the coding sequence ATGGATCTATTTTCTAGTGATTTCACTCTAGGAAGGAATGGGGATGCTAATgatatctttttaaatttaaatgatgTATTGTATAGTGATGTTGACTTATCAGTAACATCATTCAGCTGCTTAACACATGATGAAGAAACATCACCACCACTTGACACAAGGATGACCTTGAAATCGCCTTGGAATGATTCAGACAGTGGAGTCTCAGAaaatgtaagggagattacTATTGCAAGTCCAGAAaacaatttagatctagaaactttCAGTGACCATAatattaatactagatctaatagattcataattagatctaaatctgaaaTAAACTTGTTTGGTTTTGAAAATGAAAAGCCATGTTGGAATATTGAATTTGATACTGCTAATGAGCCAAATAATTGTCAAAATAGTTTCAATGAAAACAATTATCTTGCCAAACAGCAAGAAATATCGAGATCTAATCATTTTGAATTGGTCAATACAGACATGAACAAATCACCTCAGGCTGCTGTGACTGTACTCACTTTAAGCCAAAATGACCATTCGAAGCTTGCAAACTCAGTCGATACAATCAGATCAACAAATTCAACTTCAAattgtaaatctagatttacttcTATCTCATCAGGTGCTAGTAGTGCCTCTGACTTGGAATCAGAAAGAACAGACACAGAGTTTAAAAAATCTctagagaaagaaaataaatcacTCAATTTGTCTTACAAAAATAAAGAGTATAATTTATCTTCTAATGAAGTTGATTGTGacagatctagaaataaaaatgctATTCAAGCTAAACTCAACcgtgaaaagaaaaaagcctATGTAAAAGGATTAGAGCTGGAAGTTGAAGCTCTGAAAAAAGACAATGCAGAGCTCAATAGTGAAAATAGTCATTATAAACTTGCAAATGAAGAACTTGAGAAAGAAGTTGAATATCTCAAATCTGTACTTGTTAATTCAAGTGCgctatcttctattttgaaaaaCATCGGTAACACATGTGCTGTGAATCTTTCCTCTTCCATTATGAATAGAAAGCGCAAATTAGAACACACAGCCTGTGAGACCACACCAAGTGGATCCGGGCTGTCAAATAAAAGAATGAGCGCAGGCATATGTCTTCATGTGAGTGATTCGCAGGCAAGTTTAGAACTGTGTGCACATTGTGCTGCCATGGCGCAGAATACATTTGACAACTCAGAAGTGTAG